Part of the Permianibacter fluminis genome, ACCACCCCGGCCAACAGGCCGAGGACAAAGAACAGAATGACGGGGTCGAGCAGGGCAGACATGACGGTCTCCGTTGACGGGGCAAACGGGGCGGCATGGTACGGACGCGGTCAAATAAGTAAAAATCGATTATTCTTATTTAATCAATAGTGAATAGGTTATGGATAAGCGATGAGCCTGCATGTGACCCTGCGCCAACTGGAGCTGTTCAAGGCGGTGGCCGAATACGGCGGCATCAGCGAGGCGGCGCGCAGGCTGCACGTGACCCAGCCGACGGTGTCGATGCAATTGAAGGCGCTGGCCGACAGCATCGGCGAGCCGCTGTTCGACAACCGTGGCCGCAAGCTGGTGCTGACGCCGGCCGGAAACGTACTGCAGCGGGCGGCGGTCGACATGTTCCAGCGCTGGGAAGCCGTGCAGGCCGAGCTCGCCGATTTGCGCGGTCTGCGTCAGGGCCGGCTCCGTGTCGCGATTGTCAGCACCGCCAAATACTTTTTGCCGCGCTGGCTCGGCAGCTTTTGTCAGGCCTACCCGGGCGTTGAGATTGCGCTGGAAGTGGCCAACCGCGACCGCATTCTCCAGCGACTCGGCGAGCAGCTTGATGATGTCTACATCATGAGTGCGCCACCGCAGAACATGCCGATCGAACAGACGCCGATTCTCGACAATCCGCTGGACCTGATTGCGCCAACCGGCCATGCCCTGGCGGGTCGGCAATTGCTGCTGGGCGCGCTGCAGGATGAACCGTTCATTTTGCGCGAGCCCGGTTCCGGCACCCGTATCGCCTGTGATCAGTTTTTTGCCGGCCATGATTTTGCCCCGCGCATCCGCATGGAGCTCGGCAGCAACGAAGCGATCAAGCAGGCCGTTGCGGGCGGGCTCGGGCTTGGCATCGTCTCGCGTCATGCGCTTGCCGCGGCCGATGCCGACGGTCTGGTACGCCTGCCGGTAATCGGCTTTCCGCTGCAGACGCGCTGGCATCTGGTCCGGCACCGCAAGGCGTATCGCTCGGTGTTGGTCGATGCCTTCATGCGCCATTTGCAGACCGTGGTCGCGGACCGTGCCGAAGGTCACGGCGGGTCGGAATGACTGCTAGACTGACTTTCACGCATGGCCCATTTTGAATCCGGCTTCGACGAGACAGCATGATTTCAGCCCCGCTCCCCACCAATGAATCCGAACGACTGCGCGTCCTGCGCGAACTCAATATTCTGGATTCACTGGAAGAGCAGGCGTATGACGATCTGACCGCGATTGCCGCCCAGATCGCCGGTGTGCCCATCGCGCTGGTCAGCCTGATCGATCAGGATCGGCAATGGTTCAAATCGCATCACGGCTTGGCCGCACGGGAAACGCCGCGCGAATTTGCCTTTTGCGCCCATGTGATTCTCGGTGACCAGCCCATGGTGGTCGAGGATGCCCGCGCCGACCAACGCTTTCACGACAATCCGCTGACCACCGGCGCACCTGACGTTGTTTTCTATGCCGGGGTGCCGCTGTCACTCGATGGTGAACACAAACTCGGTACGCTCTGCGTCATACACCACGAACCGCACCAGCTGACCGCGCAGCAATTGCACAGCCTGCAGGCCTTGGCGCGTCAGGTGGAGCATTTGTTGAAGCTGCGGCAACAACTGAATCGGATGCGTGACTTCGATACGCTCCGCACCGAATTCGTCGCGATGGTCAGCCATGAACTGCGTTCGCCGCTGACCTCGGTGTGTGGGTCGCTCGCGCTACTGGCCAGTGACAACTTTGCCAAGCTGCCGCCTGCAGCGACTCAGCTGATTCAAATGGCCAATCGCAACGCCGATTTGTTGCTGCGCTTGGTCAATGACATTCTCGACCTGACCAAGATGGAAGCTGGTCATCTGACACTGTTGCGGCAATCGGTGTCGGTGTCGGCACTGGCGGAAAAGGCGTTGTCGATGGCTGCCGGTCTTGCCGAGAAATTTGCCATCAAACTGGCGCTGACCTTGTCAGAACCGGCACGGCACAGCCAGCTATGGGCCGATGAACATCGCCTGCTGCAGGTGCTCGGGAATTTGCTGTCGAATGCGGTAAAGCATGCGCGAGAGGGGTCTACCGTGACGCTGGAAGTGACCGCGCATGGCCAGCAGGTGCACTTTGCCGTACACAACGAGGGCGCCGGCATTCCGCTCGACAAGCAGGGTTTGCTGTTCCAGAAATTTCAGCAGGTTGAGGCCCTTGGCAATGCCCGGATGCCCGGCACCGGCCTGGGCCTTGTGATCAGCAAACAACTGGTGGAGTTGCATGGTGGCAGCATCGGGTTCCGTTCCGAGCTGGAAAAGACCACCACGTTCCACTTCAGCATTCCGCTGGCAGACGGCGCGGCCTGAACGGCTGCGCCGACCCCGCTGCCGCATGCAGAAAAATGCCGGTCAGTGCTTATGCTAAGCACGCACGTGGACGTGTTATTGCCAGCCTTCCACTCCGCTCATGTCGGGTAGTTGATGGGCGATACCCTTGTGACAATCAATGCAGGTTTTTTCGCCGGAGGCCAGCGCAGTCGAATGCATGCCTTGGGCGCGCGGACTCTGCCGGGTGAAATCCATGAACTGGAAGTTGTGGCAGTTGCGACACTCCAGCGAGTCATTGGTTTTCAGGCGTAACCATTCGTGCTCGGCCAGCTCCCGGCGTTTTTCCAGAAATTTTTCCCGGGTATTGATGGTGCCGAAAATCTTGCCCCAGACTTCCTTGGATGCCTGCATCTTGCGGGCGATTTTGTCAGTCCATTGGTGCGGCACGTGGCAATCCGGGCAAGTGGCCCGGACGCCGGAGCGATTGCTGTAGTGGATGGTTGATTTCAGCTCCTGAAATACGTTGTCGCGCATCTCGTGGCAGCTGGTACAGAATTTTTCGGTGTTGGTAGCTTCCAGCGCGGTGTTGAAGCCGCCCCAGAACATGATGCCGGCGACAAAGCCGCCGGCCGTCAGGAAGCCGAGGCTGTAATGCTTGCTCGGTTTGCTCAGTGTCGCCCACTGTGATTTGAACCAGACGACCGGACGCCAATTTCCCATGATCTCTCCTGAATCCGATTGATGCGCCGTGCAGTCAGCATTTGCTGCTGCAACTGCTAGCGCTGTGTTCTTGCTCTGCCGGACGGTTACTGCCCAGGTTTGGCCGCCTTTCGTTTCAGGATTTCATCGACATCTTCAAAGGTATTGACCACCAACGGCTTGGCGTCGACCTGCGCCACGTGGCACTGGCCACAGAAGTAGCGACGTGGAGAAATCTCAGCGAGGAAATTGCCGTCGCGATCCTGATAGTGGGTGACGCTGACCATCGGTGCCTGTGACTCGCCAGTGCGTACCCGGGAATGGCAGGACAGGCACTTGTTGGCGTACTGATCGACCTGATAGCCATCGATTTTGTGCGGAATGGTCGGCGGCTGCATCGAGTAGGCGCGCGGCCGTTTGATGTCCTTGTTTTCCGTGGTGTACATCGGCGCCGGTTTGCCTTCTTCATTGATTGGTACCGAGCCACGCAAGGCGTTGTAGGCGGCGTCGGCCGCCAGACTCGGTGCCGACAGGGTAAACAGCGGCAGCGCCAAAACCAGCGCCACAAAGAATTGGGTCATGACGGTTCTCCTCACACCTTGACGATCTTGATGGCGCATTTCTTGAAGTCGGTCTGTTTCGAAATGGGGTCGGTCGCGTCGAGCGTGACTTTGTTGATCAGCTGCGAGGCATCGAACCAGGGCACGAACACCAGACCTTTCGGTGGCTTGTTGCGGCCGCGGGTTTCGATGCGGGTGCGCATTTCGCCGCGCCGCGATTGCAGATTGACTTCATCGCCGCGGCGCAGCCCGAGTGCAGTCGCGTCATCCGGATGCATGAAGCAAACGGCGTTCGGAAACGCCCGGTACAGTTCCGGCACCCGTCCGGTCATCGAGCCGGAATGCCAGTGCTCGAGCACACGGCCGGTGCACAGCCAGAACGGGTATTCCTTGTCCGGCGATTCGGCAGCAGGTTCGTACGGCAATCCGATGATGTTGGCGCGACCATTCTTGTTGCCATAAAAGTGATAGCCCATGCCTTCCTTGCTGGCCTTGACATAGGGATCGCTGCCTTCGCGGAAGCGCCAGCGGGTTTCTTCGCCATTGACTACCGGCCAGCGCATGCCGCGAACTTTGTGGTAGGTATCAAAGCTCGCCAGATCGTGGCCATGGCCGCGACCAAATTCGGCGTACTCCTCGAAGATGCCTTTCTGCAGATAGAAACCAAAATGCTTGGCTTCATCATTGTCATAACCGGCTTCAACCTGCGAGGCCGGAAACTTGTCTACCTTGCCGTTGCGGAACAGCACCTCGTACAAACTCTTGCCCTTGAATTTCGGATTGGCATCGAGCAGTTCTTTCGGCCAGACCTCATCGGTCTTGAAGCGTTTGGAAAATTCAACGACTTGCCAGAGATCGGATTTGGCTTCACCCGGTGCCTTGACCAATTGATGCCAGAACTGGGTGCGCCGCTCGGCATTGCCGTAGGCGCCTTCCTTTTCCACCCACATGGCCGACGGCAAGATCAAGTCGGCAGCCTGTGCGGTGACGGTCGGATAGGCATCCGAGACCACGATGAAATTGTCCGGATTGCGATAGCCCGGATAGCCTTCCTCCATCAGGTTGGCCGCGGCCTGCATATTGTTGTTGACCTGCACCCAATACGCATTGAGCTTGCCGTCTTTCAGTGCCCGGTTCTGTGCGACCGCGTGCAGGCCGTTTTTGTCCTGGATGGTGCCGGCCGGAATCTGCCAGATTTCTTCGGTGTGTTTGCGGTGCTCGGGGTTGACGATCACCATGTCGGCCGGCAAGCGATGGGAGAATGTGCCGACTTCACGCGCGGTGCCGCAGGCGGAAGGCTGACCGGTCAGTGAAAACGGCGAGTTGCCCGGCGAAGCAATTTTGCCGACCAGCAAATGGATGTTGTAGATCATGTTGTTGGCCCAGACCCCGCGGGTGTGCTGGTTGAACCCCATGGTCCAGAACGACATCACTTTCACTTTCGGGTCGGCATACAGCTCGGCCAGCATTTTCAGTTTGTCGACCGAAACGCCGGACAGTTTGCTGACATAGTCGGCCGTGTACGGTTTGACGATTTCCTTGAACTCGTCAAAGGTCGAATCGGCCATGTCGTTGGCATTCTTGGCGTTCTTGGCTTTTTGTTCGAGCGGATGCGTTTCGCGCAGGCCGTAGCCAATGTCGGTGACGCCGCGCTTGAAGCTGCAATGCTGATCGACAAAGCGCTTGTTCACCTTGTTGTTGGTGATGATGTAGTTGGCGATGTAATTGAGGATCGCCAGATCCGTTTGCGGCACGAACACCATGCCGTTGTCGGCGAGTTCAAAGCTGCGGTGTTCGTAGGTGGACAGCACATGCACTTTCACCTGCGGATTGCTCAACCGGCGGTCGGTCACCCGGGTCCACAGAATCGGGTGCATCTCGGCCATGTTCGAGCCCCACAGCACAAATGCATCGGCCGCTTCGATATCGTCATAACAACCCATCGGTTCGTCGATGCCAAAGGTGCGCATGAAACCGCCGACCGCCGAGGCCATGCAATGGCGGGCATTGGGGTCGACGTTGTTGCTGCGAAAGCCGGCTTTGAACAGTTTGTTGGCGGCGTAACCTTCCCAGATGGTCCATTGACCGGAGCCGAACAGGCCGACGGCGCCGGGGCCTTTTTCTTTCAGCGCGGCTTTGAATTTCTGCTCCATCACATCAAAGGCTTCTGACCATGGCACCGGGGTGAATTCGCCGTTCTTGTCGTACTTGCCATTCTTTTTGCGCAGCAGCGGGGAGGTCAGGCGATCACTGCCGTACATGATTTTCGACAGGAAATAGCCTTTGATGCAGTTCAGGCCGCGGTTGACTTCCGACAGCGTGTCGGCGTGGGTGGCAACGACTTTGTTGTCCTTGGTCGCGACCATGATCGAACAGCCCGTGCCGCAGAACCGGCAGGCGGCTTTCGACCATTTCAACCGGGTGTATTCCGAGTCAGTGATCAGATTGGTGGCTTGGGCTGGTGCGCTGATGCCAGCGGCGGCGGCGGCACTGGCGGCGGCAGTGGCTTTCAGAAAATCACGGCGAGTGCTGCTCATCGTGCGGTCTCCGTTGCGATGGGGGCATGGCGTTGCGGAAGTGAGGTAGATGCGGAAATGGCGGGCAGTTCGAGTTCAGCGGGTTCGTTCAGCTCGGCCTCATCGGCGACAAAATGCGAAACCAGCGCGACATTCAACACGCCGCGCTGGTCATGCAAATGGTTCATCAGCTGGTTCAGGCCGTCATAGCTGGCGCATTCGTTGATCAGGACAAATTTGCCGCTGGCATCCTGATGACGGATGTCGGTGCCCGGCCACTGCGCCAGCAGCGCGATAAGGCTCGGCATCTGTTCCGGCAGCACGTACACGACAAAGCTGGCGATATGGCGTTCGCTATTCATCTGAGTGTCTCGTTCATGTGCGGTCTCATTCATGTGCGATCTCGTTCATGTGAGGACCGCGCTGGTACTGCGTTCAGTCGGGGTGAAATCGAGCAAGCCAATGGCATCGGCGGGGCAGATCGCGACACAGGCGCCGCAGCCATTGCACAGCTCGGCATCGAGCGCGGGTTCGGCCAGCCGGCGGGCATTGAACTGGAAACGGATGGCCTGGACCTCGCAGCTTTCGCCGCAGCTGCGGCATTCGATGCCCTGCTTGGGCAGGCAGTTGCCGCCAATCTGCATCACATGCGCGAACGGTTTTTCGCTGCGTGCTTGAAACAGTGGCTCGTGGCAAGCGTCTACACAGGCGCCACAGAAGGTACAGTCGCCGTGCCGGAAGTCGAGTACCGGAAAGCCGCCGTCGCCGCGCTGGATGATGCCGGTCGGGCAGACCGGCAGGCAGTCGCGGCAGCGGCTGCAGCCGTCGATGAACGCTGCTTCCGACAGGGTCCACGGCAGCCGTACCGGTGCGGTGTGACCAGCGGGCTGGATACCGAGCAGGCTGCGGCGATTGAAGGCAGTCATGGCGTGGCTCAGTTGGCGGGGCCGGGCGGGCCGGCAAACATCTGGAAGATCCAGATCAGAAAGCCGGTGCCGCCAACGATGGCAACCGCCAGCAGCGGCGCCAGTACCACGGTCAGGAACAGGAAGACGCGCAGCTCGTGGCGACGTTCTTCACGCGGGCTTTCGGCCATGTTCGGTTGGACAGCGCCGGTTTCGGCCATGCAGACCTCCTGTCGTCGGCGGGCCGGTTGCTTGCGGATGGCCTCGGTAGGCGTCGCCGGCAATGACCCGATAAAAGATGAGGATTAAATGCAAGTTTGGGGCGACTAGTGGGTCCGACGACTGATCTGGATCAACAAAGCCATTTGCGTTCAGGTTGAAAGTTAGCCTAGTTTGTCAATGCGACCCGGTTTTCCTGGGAAAAGCGTTGTCGCGCTGCAACAGAACTCCGAGCCGGCCGACCTTCCGTCACTGCGACCTGGTCCGCCGGCCGAGACAGCACCGGCCGTTGTCGCCGACTGTCTCCAGGGTGATGCGGGAAACGGCATCGCCTCCCGGTTTGGAAAGGAGAGCTTCATGCTTCAGGATCGCTACGGGCGGCAGTTCCCGTATCTGCGGCTGTCGATTACCGACGTCTGCAATTTTCGCTGCAATTATTGTTTGCCCAACGGCTATGAGGGTGACGCCCACGCCGCGTTTTTGCGCGCCGATGAAATTCGTCGGCTGGTCACCGCGTTTGCCGAACTCGGCATGTGGAAAATCCGGCTGACCGGTGGTGAGCCGAGTGTCCGCAAGGATCTGCCGGAGCTGATCCGTACCGTGGCCAATGTGCCCGGCATCCGCCGCGTCGCGATGACCACCAACGGCTACAAGCTCAAGCAGCAGGTCAGCAGCTGGCGCGCTGCCGGCCTGGATTCGCTCAATATCAGTGTCGACTCGCTCGACCCGCGGGCGTTCGCCGCGATCACCGGTCACGACAAGCTGCAGGAGATTCTCGCGGGCATCGAGCAGGCGCTGACGCTGGATTTTTCCGCCATCAAACTCAATGCCGTGTTGCTGCGCGGTATCAATGATCAACAACTCGATCGGTTCCTGGATTGGCTGCGCACGCGACCGGTGTCCATGCGCTTTATCGAGCTGATGCAGACCGGCGACAACGCGCAGTTTTTCGACCGCCATCATGTCCCGGGCAGCGAGCTGGTACTGGCGCTGCATCAGCGTGGCTGGCAGGAGCTGCCCCGTACACGGGATGGCGGCCCGGCTCGCGAGTTTGTTCACCCTGACTATCAAGGGCAAATCGGTCTGATTGCGCCGTACAGCAAGGATTTCTGTGACAGTTGCAACCGCCTGCGGGTCACCGCGCTGGGCGATCTGCGTTTGTGTCTGTTCGGTGATGCCGGCACGTCGCTGCGTGATCTGCTGCAGCATGACGAGCAGCGCCTGCAACTGAAAACCCGCATCGAGAGCCAACTGCAATTGAAAAAAATCAGTCACTTTCTGCATGACGGCAACACCGGTGCGACGCCGCATCTGGCGTCCTGCGGCGGTTGAGGAGCGTCATCATGATGTCGTTTGCAGCGGCGCAAGCTTTGTTGCGGCAGGCCGCCACGCCGCTGACCGCGGAATCTGTCGGGCTTACGCAAGTGCTCGGCCGCATCGCGGCCAAGGCCGTGCTCAGTCGGGAGACCATACCGCCCTTTGCCAACTCGGCGATGGATGGCTTTGCGGTTTGCAGCACTGATTTGCGCGAAGCATCGGCAAGCAACGCCATCACGCTGCCAGTGCAGGGCATGACGGCGGCCGGTCAGCCGCCGGCTGTGGTCGCGAACGCGCGTGGCACGGCCTGGCGCATCATGACCGGCGCGCCGATTCCGGTTGGCTACGACGCGATCTTGCCGATCGAAACCGTGCAGCTGTCCGCCGATCAATCCCGGATAAGCGTCAACGCGGCGCCGGCTTCTGGTCAGCATGTGCGCGCACAAGGTGAAGATTTTGCGCTGACCGAGCCGGTGCTCGCCCCGGGCACTCGAATCGGTCCGGCCCACATTGCAGCGCTGGCCAGCACCGGTATCGCTGAGGTGTCGGTTGTGCGGCAACCGCGAGTGGTCCATTTTGCCACCGGCAATGAGCTGGTCGCGGACGCGAATCAGCCGCTGGCGGCCGGACAAATCCGCAATTCCAACAGTCCGTTTCTCAGTGCCGTGCTGGCGCAGCAAGGCATGCTGAGCCAGTTCGGTGGGCAGTTGCCCGATGAGGCGTCGGCAGTGCTGCGGCAGTTGCAACAGCTCTGTGCCGGCACGCCCGGTGATGGCGTCACGCCGGATATCATCCTGACTACTGGCGCGGTTTCGGCCGGTGATTTTGATTTCATTCCGCAGGTGGTTCGTGAGCTCGGTGGTGAGGTGATTTTTCACAAGATCAGCATCAAGCCGGGCAAACCGATTTTGTTTGCCAGATTGCCGAACGGTAGTCTGTTTTTTGGCCTGCCGGGCAATCCGGTGTCGACGGCGATTGGCTTCCGGTTTTTTGTCCTGCCTTTATTGCAGCACATGCAAGGCGTGCCCGAGCCAGCGCCAGTGTGGGCCGCGTTGTCGGGCGAGCTGCACAAACCGAAAGCCGATTGGCGACATTTTTTGAAAGCGCAATTGTCTGTCGATGGCGATGGCTTGCTGCGGGTACGCGCCCACAGTGGTCAAGAGTCGCACAAGATCAAGCCGCTATTGAACAGCGATGTCTGGCTGGTGCTCGATGAAGGCCGCTGCGATTTTCGCGAAGGGGTGCGAGTGCCGGTTGCCAGTTTGTTCGGTGACGCGCTGCCGTGGCGGTTGAGCTGAACTAGATGGTGTTGTCACTGGCGAGCGATTCAGCGCTGTCCTTGCACAATTCAAAATTAGTTCTGCGTGATCCAGAACCGCTACTAAAACAAGACCGGAGAATCTGCCCGCCATGCCGGTGCCAACAACAGGATTGATCCTCGCCGGTGGCCGGAGTTCACGGATGGGCCGGAACAAGGCCTTGTTGCCCTTGCCAGCGTCGCAACCTGATTCGGTAGCGAACGCTCCGACTTTGCTTGACCACATGCAAGCACTGTTGCGGCAAGCGGGCTGCATTGATGTGCTGATCAGCGGCGCCGAGGTTGGCGGCCTTGCCGATCGCGTTGCTGACGCCGGCCCGTTGGCGGGCATCGACAGTGCCTTGACGGTGCTGACTGGCGCTACAAAGTCGCCGCATACCGATCTGCAGCATACGGATCTGCAGAATAAGGATCCGCGGTATACACAGCCACAGCAATTGCTGGTCGTCCCGGTCGATATGCCGGCACTGTCGCCACGCTTGCTGCAGGAGTTGTGCGTGGCCGCAGCCGGGCGCTGCGCGTTGCATTACGAAGACTGGTTGTTGCCCTTTGTGTTGCCGCTCAGTGCATCGTTTTCAGAGACTTTGCCGGCAACGGTGGCCGCGATGCTGCGGACCGAGAGCAACCGATCCATTCGCGCACTGTTGCAGCAGCTGGGCGCGCAGACCTTGCCGGTACCGGCGAACGCAGCCGCGCAATTTTACAATCTCAATACCCCACAGGAATGGCAGCAGTGGTGCGCCGATGCTGCCGGAGTCAGATCATGAAAAGCCATGCCACCGAGTTGTTGCCGTTGCAAATTGCTGTGCTGACCGTATCGGATTCGCGCCAGTTGGCTGACGACCGTGCCGGTGACTATCTGCAGAACCAGTTGCTGGCGGCCGGCCACGTGTTGGCGGCGCGAACCTTGCTGCCGGACAACAAGTATCAGCTGCGGGCGCAAGTCGCCACGTGGATTGCCGACAGCAAAACCCAGGTCGTGTTGATCAATGGCGGCACGGGCCTGCGCACCGATGGCGACAGCTCGACCGCTGCGATTCAGCCATTGCTCGACAAGATGGTCGATGGTTTTGGCGAGCAATTCCGGGCGCTGTCGTTTGCCGACATTGGCAGCAGCGCCATGCAGTCGGGAGCGTTTGCCGGTGTTGCCAATGGCACGGTCGTCTTTTGCATGCCGGGATCGCCATCCGCCTGCGCCCTGGCCTGGACGCAATTGATCGCGCCACAACTGGATGCCCGCACCCGGCCGTGCAGTTTTGCTGCCGCGCTGAAGGGCAATAGTGGCCGCTGCGCGTCAGTTTCTGGCTGAACTGGTAATTCTGCACTTGCTTTTTTGATGCAGGCCAGCATCTGGCCCTTGACGCTTGCGCCGGGGCTGTTATGTTGGCTGTGAAAACCTGATGGCCACGGAAGCAATCGGGATGAAAGCAGGTTGGCAGATGGCGAGGATGCGTAACGCTGGTGCCGACCCACTTCGGGGGATAGTGGGGTGAGTAGCAATCGCAATGCAGATGGCCTGCTGTCGCGGATAAAGCCGATGCTGGCCATGGTGCTGGCACTGGTGGCCACCGCGTCGGTATCAGCCGATGATCAGGTCAATACCAATACGCTGGCCTCGGGGGCCGAGGTCGTACTGAACGGCGTCGGAGAAGCCCGCGAGCTGACCGGCAGCCTTTATCTCGGTGCGCTGTATCTGGAGCACCGCAGCAACAATCCGGAGGTGGTGGCCACCTCGATCTGGAGCAAGCGCATCGCCATGCGCATCAGCGCCGAGAAATTGTATGGGCGGCGGCTGGGGCAATTGTGGCGCGAACGCATTGCCATCAATTCGGACCGTAAACTGGTCACTGATCTCGGCAAGGAGATCATGCAGTTTGTTGATGCCTTCAAGGATACCTATATCAAGGGTGATGAAATTGATATCGATTTCACCCCGGATAAAGGCACAACGATCAGCGTCAACGGCACCCAGATCGCCAAGATCAAGAAACCGGAGCTCTATGAAGTGCTGCTGCGGGCGTGGGTGGGGGACAAACCGCCGACCGCCCAGTTCAAGGTCGGGGTGATGGGCAACGCGGACGATGCGACGGCCATTGCGCTGCAGCAACAGTTTGCGGCGTTGAAGCCAACAGCCAAGCGCATTGCCGAGACCAGTACCTGGGCCAAAAAAGCGGAAATCGCTTCAGGCGGCTGATTCTGCTCCCGGCAAGCCAAAAGCCGTGTCGACATCGTCGACACGGCTTTTTTTCTGGCTCTGCAACCCCGACGCTTGACCCGATTGACCTGGCAGGGCATACAGTTGGTGCAAACAACGACTATTGTGTAGGCGGTAGTGATTGTCCCAAATCCTTATCGCACCAGCGGTCGCCGCAAAAAACGCGATCGTCGCCAAAAATAACAAGGAGCGTGCTTGATGTTCGTGCAGTCGTCGGAGCGGGGACTGCTTACAGGTCTGTTGCTGAGCCTGGTGTTGGCCGCCTTGCTGCCGTGGCTGCCGATTCCAGTCTCTTTGCTTGTGCTGCGCATCATCAGCGCCGGCTTGCTGCTGCTGGCCATGGTTCTGCTGTGGCTATTGCTGCGTTCGCTCAAACAGCGCCATTCCCAGCGCCGTTTTGTTGAAGACTGGAATCGCGGGCCCGACGTCGCTTCCGCTGCTCTATTGGCCGACATCAAGGGCCAGGTGCTGGCACAGCGGGTGACCGTCTCCCATCTGCTTGATATCAGCAGCGAACAGCTGTCCACCACGCCGCTCGACCGCTCGGTCTTTGCCACGACCCCCACCGCTTGGCCGGAATTGAAGCAACGCTGCCTGGAAGGACGCAGTTGGCAGGGGCTGATCGAGGCTGATGGCCGTCGGCTGTCGATTTTCGCCTATCCGGTTGCGACCGAAGCCAGCGGCTTTGGCCAACTACTGGTGCTGGAATTTTCCGAGTCGCAAGGGGTTGCGCCGGATACCGCGGCGGCACTGCTGGCGCGGTTGCCGGTCGGCATGCTGGTGCTGCGCGGTCGCCGGGTCGTTCAGGTCAATGACAGCTTTTGCCTGTTGTTGGGTGCAACCCGCGAGCGGGTCGAGAACAAGACCACTGCAGAAGTGTTCGGCGCGGCCAGTCCGTTTGAACAGGCCTTGCTGCAAACCTTGCCCAAGCTGATGCAGAACGCCCAGGTCGAAACGGCGGTGGAATTGCAGCGGCACGACGGCCGCAGTTTCTGGTGTGAACTGGTGTTTTCTGCCCTCGAGCCGGGCCAGCCGCAAGCCGGCTTGCTGGTGCTGTTGGCCGATGCCAGCGAAGCCAAGCGCCGTGAAGAAAGCCTGCGCCAGGCCGCTGTGGTGTTCGACGCGGCGTCTGACATCATTCTGGTGCTGGATGCCGAGCGCCGCATCCGAATGGCCAACGGCGCTTTTGCCCGCATCACCGGCTACGTGACCAATGACGTTATGGCCAAGCCACCGCGGCTGCTGTTTTCCAGCAAGCAGCCAGCCGAGTTGTACGAGCACATTTTTGCCCAGGTGCAGAAACAGAATGTCTGGCAGGGCGAAATCTGGTGCCGGAAAAAAGATGGCACCGTCTATCCGCAATGGACCAGCATCAATGCGGTGCGCAATGATGCCGGCCACATCGTCGAATATGTGTTGATCGCCTCCGACATCACTGAACGCAAGCGGGCCGAAGAGCGGCTCAATTATCAGGCCAATTATGACGCGCTGACCGAGCTGCCGAATCGAACCTTGTTTGTTGATCGCCTGCGTCAGTCGATGTCGCGGGCGCGCCGCGAGGGAACCAATCTGGCGCTGCTGTTTATCGATTTGGATCGGTTCAAGAACATCAATGACAGCATGGGCCACTCGGC contains:
- a CDS encoding putative bifunctional diguanylate cyclase/phosphodiesterase — translated: MFVQSSERGLLTGLLLSLVLAALLPWLPIPVSLLVLRIISAGLLLLAMVLLWLLLRSLKQRHSQRRFVEDWNRGPDVASAALLADIKGQVLAQRVTVSHLLDISSEQLSTTPLDRSVFATTPTAWPELKQRCLEGRSWQGLIEADGRRLSIFAYPVATEASGFGQLLVLEFSESQGVAPDTAAALLARLPVGMLVLRGRRVVQVNDSFCLLLGATRERVENKTTAEVFGAASPFEQALLQTLPKLMQNAQVETAVELQRHDGRSFWCELVFSALEPGQPQAGLLVLLADASEAKRREESLRQAAVVFDAASDIILVLDAERRIRMANGAFARITGYVTNDVMAKPPRLLFSSKQPAELYEHIFAQVQKQNVWQGEIWCRKKDGTVYPQWTSINAVRNDAGHIVEYVLIASDITERKRAEERLNYQANYDALTELPNRTLFVDRLRQSMSRARREGTNLALLFIDLDRFKNINDSMGHSAGDKLLVSVADALRSCVRESDTIARFGGDEFAVILSPIYGAKNAGTVAQTLLKVLSRPINIDGYDCLVGGSIGISIFPGDGDTPEDLIRNSDAAMYRAKDSGRNTYEFFTAEMQQQALARIGMERDLRYAIERQEFVLNFQPQLGLATGDVIGMEVLVRWESGTRGLVSPGDFISLAEENGQILALGEWVLKEACRQYVIWHREGIAPSYIAVNVSGRQFRTSQFPKLVQSILEETQMPATGLELELTESFLMEDEEHVMRTLGELRAMSVKLSIDDFGTGYSSLSYLKRFPISTLKIDQSFVRDIPGDDEDVAIVSAIIRMAHALKLDVVAEGVETAEQQRFLHELGCHIIQGFHYSRPLSVAQCSEFLREQFERRQAIATVERA